The sequence below is a genomic window from Gossypium hirsutum isolate 1008001.06 chromosome A11, Gossypium_hirsutum_v2.1, whole genome shotgun sequence.
AAATCACTCTCTCTACACTCTCCCCTAGCATCTGCCATCTTCATGTTGCAATTAAGCATTCCGAGTTTGGCATATTTTCGTTGTGAGCTTCAAGAACTTTAATTAAGGCCAAGGTTCGGAGCTTAAATTTACATACATGAGAGCTAAAAGGGCTAATGTACAGGTAAACAATTATGAAATCATTTAACCAATTCTAGAGAATTACTGACCACAAACACACCTAACAAAAAACAAAACCTTTGGATCAGTCCTACAACAATTATTTGTAAGGGAAAATAATGATATATTGGTAAGAGAATTTTATTAGTATGCTCCAAGCTCTATTATATAGTTTACCAAAAAAACAAAACCTCAATTTTATAGTTGCATTCTACACGCCAACGTGTGATTTATTTGTACTAAACCTTGCAAAAATGGTAATTTATAGGTGAAAATACTTGACGAGTCCCTCTATTTCAGGTTCAAGAGCAAATTAATCTCTATTACAAAAGTTACTATTCATTTTGAAGCAAAGATAAAGTTTAAAAAGACAACTACCTTAAccattaaaaatgttaatttataatgttttaaaacaacatataaataaataaggcTTAAGGAGGTAAAAAattctcaaactttttcaaaaaaagcaattaagcccattctttcttcttctttttttttgcactcaattgagcacttgaattttcaaaatgcataaacATAAAAAAGGCCCCAAACTccttcaaaaaaagcaattaaggccctgctctctttttttttcactcaattgggtacaATTGGgtatttaaactttcaaaatgcatcaaaaataccctcaaaattttttaaaatagcaATTAAGCCCCagctcttattaaaaattagaaaaaaaataaaaataaaaataaataataaattttagaaaaattattaaattttagtataaatataaaaaagttacaatttattaaaaattagaaatttttttataaaaattgtaaaattttataaaaatcataaaaaaattaatgacccctagttttttttcaattaaagtcatcacgTGTCGCAACACAgcgtgacatgtggcaaaaaatgataaaaaaataaaaattaataaaagttatagaaaaattataaaatgcttcttttggtacaataatttttataaaaaaaatttacgaaatttatatttctttacattttgtataattttcttacgactttataaacttttataattttttcatatttctatatattttatatttttcctaattttttcctaatttttaatatttttatttttattaaaatttaataatatttatattttttattgatttatttttttatataattttttataaaagcaggggcttaatttattttttttgaaaaagtttgagagtatttttaatgtattttaaaatttcaaatacccaattgagtgcaaaaaaataGTAggggcttaattattttttttaaaggtttgagagctttttttatgcattttaaaagttcaagtacGCAAATAAGTACAAAAAAAAGTAGAgacttaatttctttttttaatatgtttgaaGGTTTGCACCCTtaagccaaaaattaaaattacaactTTTTTAATGCACTatgttttccctttttttttctcgaGATTTATATACTTGTTTTTttagggataaattttaaaaatatacatgaattttagtttaatgtgcaactgtatacatgaactttgattttatgcaattttattcatgaaattttgatttgattcaattttcacaaatcattAACAACATTATTGAATTAGCATcattttatgttgatatattgCAAACAAAAGcaattatattaatctaatatgaaagtaaatgtatgtatttatttctttaaatatgtacaattgaattaaaattaatgttccatgtatacatatgaactacaatttaagtttcataaatataattatattaaatcaaagttcatgtttCAAATTGCATATTTATACCacaattcatatataaatttgatatttgtaccctttttaaaGCACTtgacctaaatttaaaaaaaaattagcttgAGATTTTTTCCCATCCATTCTTATTATGTCCATGTATAGGTTTTACCATCAATTTGCTTAACCTGCCACTAAGGATTTGTTGTGGAGTCATGGTTGGTCCACTATACTTACCCCATCCGTTGGGGTGTTTGATATGAAATTTTGACAATTAAGAATTATTCTGATACTACTTGTCATGAGACCTTTACACTctttataacatcttcatttgTTTGTCTAAGAATTTTGATTGTTAAAAATGTGGTTGTTATACACCTATAAATACATTTAagatttaattcatatttaattgtttaggtaaaaaaaaaagaagaagaagcatttttttcatttatcttttcaacttgtagcaaataaaacaaatttataaaCTTACCAAGTTTAATTAacaattagtttagtttaaactAACTAATTTAAGTAAATTTAGTTGAATGTAAAATGTACCTGTTCCCATCAACACATTTATCTTTGGTCGATTGAGTTTCATGTTTTCATTTACAAAAAGATATCTCATAAATTAAACATGATGAGGAAAAGTATTGATAAATACTAAAAGTAACATGTATTAACTGtattcataatgtgtttttgggtgattatccgatgttaattatgaattttatactctcaatcctttaaattcatatttaatgcttaatagagcacttTAGAGCAAAATGAGCAAAAATCGGAGCGTCGGAGCAAGTTGAAGGAACCACACGAGGGTGTAGTAGGTCATGTCGATTTCACGAGATTGCATATCAAACTGTGAAaaatagtgatttttatgttttgcgggcattctaagacgtatatatgacaaaaataagaagacgTGAAGGAGCCATCAGAGAATActtaagaaaacaactcgaaaaacatcATTGAAGCCGACTTTGAAGCGAAGTTCCATCAAGATTGATGATTTCCAATTGATTTCTTAGGAAGTTATCAtcagtttctttatttctttaagttatattatatcttagatttttctattttagagTATGAACTGATTTTCTAAATACTTAGGGAGATGAATCTTACAATGAATTATgccgtttgatttttattttacgcgataaatacttagtttttttattctcaattatgtgtgctaaattctttgtttaatatttttagagtATTGATCCATATTCGACGTGCTTAAATCGGTGGTTGAATTGACCTTATATAAGATTATATATTGTGTAATTGAGTGGGGTTGCATGCAATCATataaataaaacaacataaatcCACTATattagagtaaaatctaataGAAGAATCCATACGAATTAATACGATAATGggagttttaattagaatttttttaattaatcaacctagagtcagctGCTCTTATGCTCTAAAGAGATATTAGtataatttagagatttctacggatcaaagtgttaagtaaagaaattgcgtaatttagattgatagtgactgatgaaatctaggtggattttttcttgggtattgtttcgTTTCTTGGttgttattcgattattttcatgttttattctttgttgcattcgttagttaattaaactagttaattttagttttaatcaatcatttgaaataatcaattaaataaatgaaagacATCAATTACTAGTACTTGTAATTCTCATAGGAACAATATATTTGCTCACtgtaactatactattaattgataagtgcacttgccttaattaaatttttagttagtttattGACCATAGAGTATATACACCATCAATATGAAATTCTTGGGATAAAAGAACTATAGAGGTTATTGTTTAcaagtcagattgtattttatctcatttattaaaaaattagataaattagtctttgtatgttagatcaaaaaataaattggttatattgttaaaaattgcatccatttttactgttaaaaattcgTCCATATATGTTAACATGAGGacgatattaatttttttatagtataaataaatgaaatttttgagtaaaaaatacaaaatgtaATCTAGTTTATAATGTTGGGCCTTTATTATAGTTTTAGCAATTGATGTGCTTTCTAGAATGATGCACCTGCCGTGTTACCCAAAAGGATTGAAAAGCTGCAAGTCCTGTTTGATTTAGCAGCTACgccttttctttattttgaataatagaGGTAAATGTCGCTTTTCTAAAATAGAAAAGAAGAATATTTATAACGCGGAGCAAACAAATGTCCCCAGGTAACACATTGTAGATAGCAATAAAACGTCATTTCAATCATGCTATTATGTATTACTTGAAGAGTGCAGAAGCAGGCTGGAGATTCGCTAACTTTTGGATATGAACTGTGTCTAACCATTAAAAGGATTCTTATGGTTGGGGTGCTCTTTACAATTTTAACTACACTTCCACTTTCTACCACGCGATGCCGTATTTCCCACAAACCTTCATATATATAACAAAAGTCTTTTCTTatatatttcatgaaattaaattatttttttctttcaaaattttattgtTGAAGAATTTGTAATTCCTGATAATTAAGTAACGagggtaaaaaatatatatttataataattttatataaatttttttttaattcaaatgatAAGGTTGAAGTTTTTAAAATGTTGATGTTTTACGTTCAAGTCCATGGttgcttttttatatttattttgactctaaattattttttagattttatataataattttttgttgttctagaaaaataatttttttatcattgtgACTAAATTGATATTCGATTAACTCGTAACATCGACTTATATAGAGAtctaaaaatagtatagatacaaAGAATATTAGCCTTATAATTatcaacaaatatataaatatattttttaataaaaaattaagatcaTGCCCTGTTGGTTTCAAATGAATGCCATTTTTGTTCTTGTTTTCTTGAAAAGTGAAAAACACATaagaaaacatttttaaataaaaaagttgtttttattgttttttattaaaaatgatttataaaatttaacaagttgaaattaagtattttataactttaaatttaaataaagaatTGACCCATTTAAGTCTAATaaacacaatatatatatatatatatatatatcaaatctaTTACCTTAATTCGAATCTATATAAACATAGGAactgttttaatatttataatattttcattataagaaaatagacacttaacaagttttgatatttttatttttatttttcaagcatacttttcattttaaaatatatgaataaaaattaattttgaaaagagaataaaaaaaataattaaaaatcaaaggGACCCTTGCATTTTCACTtgaattagttttaaaattttatattatttttaattcattaacctatgaattaatcaaatataaaatatttgtatatgcATTTACAAGTAATTTATTCACATTTCCATTTCCCTTGTAATAATTGAATCAACGTTGTAATCTTATGAGGAGAAATATCATTGGATTGGGTCAAGTTTTTGTTAGCGCCCCAATCCCATTTGCTGCATTAAAGGAAAGTTGTTGTTTGGGTGAGATGCCAGCTGGGTCGTTAGAGCCCGATCCTCTTCTGTCAGTTTACAATctcgatttcattacaaaatgatttatattttagtaattcaggccataattttttttttatattatactatctatattaaaatcaaattattacaaGGCATAGATTAACGGataattgaaaatgatttagacTAAAATCCACACATGTGCATAATAAAACTAGAGCCTCATATATGTATAATTATGAAACTCGAATCTGGATACTTAAAACCCAAGAACTGAACTTTTTCCCAACAGTGCCAAAACTTCACAACtaccatttatattttttttaaaaaatattctcatacaaaaaaaaatcatcaaatatATGGAAGTTTTGAACTTTTAGCCTCTATACTATTTAAAACCCTTTATTAAATTAGTCTTACCCTTTATTAAAATAGTGTTACAAGTTAaccaaatatcaatttaattgaaaaaattgacTATAAGcctattatttttataaagtaattaatattattatgagtTGTTGTTATCATTTtagataaaatctataaaataactACACACAATGAAACTTCTACCTAGGATACCATGGTTTCCAAAACCTCATTTGGTTTTTATATAGAGAAATTATTTGGTACATTGCTAGAGGGTGACAAGTGtatataatgtataataaaaaaaatatatgtatatatataataaaatgagacttgtgaaaaatttataattctaCTTGTAAAGTTAAAAAAGTGCATTGCTAATGTACCAAATATTCAccattctatatatttttacatattttcttggtaagtgctaaaagtaacatgttttaacatCATTCTTAATACATTTTTTGGGTGATTATCCAATGTTAGTCGTGGATTTTATGCCCCTAAtcatttaaatttatgttttaatgcttaatagagcacttggAAGAAAATGGACCGAAAAACGAGTGAAAAATGGAGCATCGGAGCAAGCTATAAAAGCCACACGGGCTGAACCATTCCACACGGATGTGTGGTATGCCGTATCGATTTCACGAGATTGCATACCAAAATGTGAAAAATcgttatttttagattttttgggcattctaaaacgtatatatgacaaaaataagaagataaaagTGAGTCATCaaagaatactcaagaaaacaactcaaccAACACTATTGAAGCCTACTTTGAAGCAGATTtctatcaagattgaagattctcaGTTGATATCGTAGgaagttatcatgagtttctttatgtctttcGACTATATTGTATCTTGGATGTttctattttcaagcatgaactaattttctaaataccttgGTACATGAACCCTAAAATGGGTTttgtcgtttgatttttattttactcaataaatacttagtttcttgttctcaattatgtgcgCTTGGTTATTGGTTTGATAATTTTAGAGTACTGACTCATGTTCAATGTGCTTAAATTGATGGTTGATAGACCCTTTTAAGATTAGAtcttgcgtaattgagtggaATTGCATGCAATcatagaaataggacgacataaatctactagattaaagtcaaatctaataggaaaATTCATAGCACAAGTTAATACGATAATAaaggttttaattaaaaagaaatttcaattaatcaacctctAGACAGTATTtcttatgctcgaaagagatagtatcataatttagggatttttacgaaTCAATGTGTTAAATAAAGAACTTGTGTAATTtggattgataatgacagatgaaatctaggcgGATTCATTCACGGGTATTGTTTCACTTTTTGgttgttaatcgattattttcATGAATTGTTCTTTGTCTGTTCATTAGTAATATAagtagttaattttagttttaatcaattacttgaattattcggttaaataatagaaagactgtaattactagtacttgtaGTCATTGTGagaacgatatctttgctcaccgtagctatactattaactGATAAATGCATttaccttagtcaaatttttagttagtttcatgaCACGTCATTTCTGCACATATTGCAGGTGCACCATAATCTATTCTATATTAGATATCTATATCATTAATACAAAAATCTCTAATCAAGTTGATATCACGAGtcaaattaattcaataaaaaaatattaaaaaactcaattttaaaacaactaataaatattactataggatttttttaatctttttatgcttttatataaaatccaataaaaaaacaatttaaacacaaaatataGACATTATGAGACTTAAACCTAGTACATCAAGCTACTCAAATTCTCAAccttttcattttatgcaatcaTCATTTATAAGTGTGTTATAATCTAATTTTACATAAAACTTCTATTTGAATTAGTCTCACGAGTAAAATAAtactaaatcaaattttaaaaaacaaaaataatcaccttttaagtaaaaataataaattaataaaatcatatgagtattttactttttcttaaaaaaataattaaaaatatttttgttccaACAATAACATTTACTTCTTATGtattatcttaaaaaaaaaactagcaactgcctttaaaaaataatcaaaattaggaaaatttaaattaaataaataaaatttctcatCCACAAGAGGAGAGAAGAttgtatgaaattataattttatgtcatttttattaatttataataggagaatgacaaatcaaattATATACTCTTAATAATGTGTcaacataatttatattaaattaaagtaattaatgaGACAGGCAatggaaataaaacaaaaaaaaaatgtattgAATATGTAGGTATGTCCAATAACAACTTAGAATGGGTGTATTTGATTTCTAAGCCAAAAAGTGAACAGGAGTAACCGAAAGTAGTAACCAAGGATTACCGAGTTGCATGGCAAGTAATTTTGGCCCTTTTCACAAATTATAAACTAAGCACAGTGGTCAGTAAAAATGTGATAACATATAATATCAGTGGAAAAAGCTAAAGACAACAATTTAATCACCTTATAGGCCggtgatttaaaaaaaaggagcTTTTTAGGATGCTTTGGCCTTTGCCTCCCATCTACTCTATTTGCAGTAGAATACATAtaataacatcatgtaattttATTGAAAGTAAACATTAACATCACTCTTAAAGAaaagatttggaaaatcattacaaattgtaATCACGCATACTTATATCAATGGCACTAGTTAGCACACATTTCTGACTTCCTTCCAGGTCCAGGATAAAAACTAACTCTACACCTAAAACAATTATACTTACTAAAGGAACATATCAATTATATATCACAATACCAAATACTACGGCTAACAATGAATatcatatatgtgtatatatacacCATCAGCATGTTTTACCATGGAGTTTTCCAACTACTAGAAACACTGAATTGATCAGAATTTGCCACCGACGATACCCCATTTCCACACTTAGCCACCGTCCTTACGCTCTCTATCAACGCCTCCGTTCGAGACTCCTGCGCCAGGATTTCAGCCAACTGGTCTGGACTTATCACCAGCTTCACCTTCCATACTCCACTGCTATTATACCTAGGCAGCACCTCCGCCTCGGTTCTCTTCAACACCCTCTGCTGATCGAACGACATGCGATATGGAGTATTGATAGATGAAGATGTAGATATAATGTTCTTGTTACTGTTCCTGATGTCGACGTCTCCAACGTTGTTTTGATCGTGGTGTTTGGCGAAGCTGTTGTTGGTAGGGAGGAGATAGTAGAGGTGGCCTGCATGGAGCTCTTCGTTGTGGAGGAGAGGCGGAGAGAGGAAGTCAGGTGTGGGGTAAATGGCATGGCCGGGGAACTCGTTGGTTATGCACTCGGCGGTGATGGGTGCGAATAGTTCCATGATGCCACCGCTGGATGTTACCACTTTCACCATATCTTCAACTTCTCCGAAGCCTTTGAACACACAATTGCCCATGTGATCAGGTAGGCTGGGGTGCTAATGATCTTCTTCCCGCGGTGGTTTCTAGATTACGGAAAAGCTGTGTTGTTTTTATTGAGGGGATGGAATCTAGAAAACCCTTGTGGCGAAATATAAGTGGAGAACAAACAGATGAAAGGGGGGGGGGAGAGGATGGGGTTTCTTGAGGGTTTCCTTTCGTCGGTTGTAGCCGACACAAAGTATCCCTTCCTTTGCCATCCCCAAATCCAAAATCTTGTGGCTTTTATAGTGGAATGGCCCACACTTTTCTTTGCTTCTTTGGTGAGACAAAAGATGCACCGTTgatataccaaaattaacaaaactcCACTATGACAAGGAAAATAAACTTGGTATATATGGCAATATGGCATGTTtaagtaattatttttgaaaaagttaaATATACACTacttaatttgaatttatataaaggATTTTTGTTTCAATGAGTACCTAAATTTCGTTTCATAATTCAAATAAGGCATATATTATAAGTactaatttagacaaaaaaaagtcaaatttaagTATCAATTTAAACAAAGAAACTTAGTTCAAATGcttaattgaatcaaaataaactttaagtaccaaattgaaccttAAAGTCAAGTTCAAACACTTACTTAGACAAAAAAACTTAAGTACCAATTTGAACCATGAAACTAAGTTCAAGTAGCAAAGTGTATATTTATCcttcttttttaaatataacCAAATTATGGTATACTTACAAtttagatgaaaaaaatatatatatcaaatttataaaaattgatataaacgttaattttagttttggttaaaTGGTAAAAGACCATAAAATTTTGGCTTATAATTCTCAtattctctctctatatatattaatttaaatttattaaaatagaaaaaataaatacttTCAAATTAATATTAACTACCATTTAAATGGAATGCGGTTTTGATAGTTTAATATCTAAATAGGAATTTATTGATAATGACtcttaacatataatatataaatataaattatatccatCATTAAAATAGTAACATGAACTAAATaattaagttgaataaaaatatgaaggtGAGACTTTAAGCTCCAAAagcttcatttctttctttttcatcaaTTTCAATTTTGAGTAGAGTATTAAGTCAATCTTTTGATATATCAGACCTTGTATGCTTTTGCGATTATGATCGTAGAGAGACTTATGGTCAATTACATCATCAAGTGTGCTAATTCCTTTTACCCTTTGCTTTTAGCAAGTGGAGCCCATTTTTCAGCAACTAGGACATTAAAAGAAGAGAATCGTTGAACTTTGGATGTGCTCAACCTCGAGAATCAATCATCATCAACATACCAGCTGACTTGCGTTCAACGTAAAAATAAAGCCTGGCTACCGCTTAAATTTCATTGACTTCAACCATGGAAATCAAAACATGGTTTGATATATTATAGGGTATAGGTCCTTGACAGGGGGACTCTCAATTAAAAATGAAAGCTAAAATTTCTAATGCAAGGTCCGCGAGTAGCGTAAATATTTCTAGGAACTGAcctcccttttcattattttaccaGCAGCTGAAATCGTAGCTATTCAATGATCTTGAGTCGCACCATTTAATTAGTACTTATCCGGTTTGACGCTTGACATGAATAACTCTATATATGTATGACATAGTATTATCCACGTTTtcacttcaatatatatatatatatttgagcaaGCAGAGGCTAGCACTTAGAACATAGAGCCTATTTGCCTAGATGAATCATTAAGGATCGCATCGCATTTTTCACAGCTTTCGGCGATTTGGTGCATTGCTATTCATTGAACTTAATTTCACTAAAATTTTTTATACATAAGCACACAGGAGCTTGGCATTAATGGGATTGAAGTGATATTCAAataaagttttatttaaatttagttcaAATGTTGAAGAAAGAAATCCACCGTTATTTCTTCAAGTCAATTTATGTTagtttttactgtttacaaattACAACAGAAAACTTGGGCAAGTTCTTTATCTTAGGGATATAACTACAATATACAGCTTCGAAAAGTTGAAATACCAATtcagaataagattaaaaaaaggaaTGACGTTAATCACTCAAGTAAAACCATTGTTTAAGAGTGCTATACTCTCTAAGTTTCAAAACTACAATGCCTAGATGGAACCTATTAAGCTGAATACAATGGAAAGAAGTTGCCTGGTTAATCTACTAATTTggcttatataaaaaaaaattctaaaagttaTACTGATGGTGGTTTCATTCTCTAAATTAAGCAGCTTCTGTACATATACCGTCAGTCTATGGTGAAAGGCGTGCATGTTTACGATTCTCGAGGGATATTTTAATTCTAAAGATTACGattaattatagagtaatt
It includes:
- the LOC107923106 gene encoding uncharacterized protein, which gives rise to MGNCVFKGFGEVEDMVKVVTSSGGIMELFAPITAECITNEFPGHAIYPTPDFLSPPLLHNEELHAGHLYYLLPTNNSFAKHHDQNNVGDVDIRNSNKNIISTSSSINTPYRMSFDQQRVLKRTEAEVLPRYNSSGVWKVKLVISPDQLAEILAQESRTEALIESVRTVAKCGNGVSSVANSDQFSVSSSWKTPW